A region of Phoenix dactylifera cultivar Barhee BC4 unplaced genomic scaffold, palm_55x_up_171113_PBpolish2nd_filt_p 000112F, whole genome shotgun sequence DNA encodes the following proteins:
- the LOC103697503 gene encoding uncharacterized protein LOC103697503 isoform X2, translating to MEMEKGELRSGLLLVLHPNSISIRDLSSSEWLHSDPRRTAVGLDLDLEALNWCLENNLNKVGADGYSRISLFHGNVLQPQMARLVKHRVEDLMKDLALSDEDCSIQMFSSSSTMEEAVLPGRDIICAFNYSCCCLHKRTDLVLYFKHAFHALSKKGGIFVMDLYGGRSSECKLRLQRRFPDFTYVWEQAEFDIINRRTRISLHFHLGKKRMLRHAFAYDWRLWSLPEIKDCLEEAGFQSVHFWMRQMPNTNDDENLEEFTVGRDVKYEELSSFQQQDAWNAYIVGVKNK from the exons ATGGAGATGGAGAAGGGCGAGCTGAGGAGTGGGCTTCTTCTGGTCCTCCATCCAAATTCCATCTCTATCAGAGATCTGTCCAG TTCTGAGTGGCTCCATAGTGACCCAAGACGGACGGCAGTGGGTCTAGATTTAGACCTTGAGGCACTTAACTGGTGCCTTGAGAACAATTTAAATAAGGTTGGGGCTGATGGATATTCTAGGATCTCGCTTTTTCATGGTAATGTTCTGCAGCCTCAAATGGCCCGCCTGGTCAAACACAGAGTAGAAGATCTCATGAAAGATCTAGCTTTAAGTGATGAAGATTGTTCCATTCAAATGTTCTCTAGCAGTTCAACCATGGAAGAAGCTGTTCTGCCTGGCAGAGACATCATCTGTGCATTCAATTACAGCTGCTGTTGCCTCCACAAACGCACAGATTTGGTCTTGTACTTCAAGCATGCTTTTCATGCATTGTCTAAAAAGGGTGGTATCTTTGTAATGGACCTGTATGGTGGTAGATCTTCAGAGTGCAAGCTACGGCTGCAGAGGAGATTCCCTGACTTTACA TATGTCTGGGAGCAAGCAGAGTTTGATATCATAAACCGCAGGACAAGAATCAGTCTTCACTTtcatcttggaaagaagcggatGCTGCGGCATGCATTTGCATACGACTGGCGCTT GTGGTCATTGCCAGAAATTAAGGACTGTTTGGAGGAGGCTGGATTCCAATCTGTACATTTTTGGATGCGACAGATGCCAAACACCAATGATGATGAAAATCTGGAGGAATTCACTGTTGGTCGTGATGTCAAGTATGAAGAATTGTCATCTTTTCAGCAGCAAGATGCATGGAATGCATATATTGTTGGTGTGAAAAACAAGTAG
- the LOC103697503 gene encoding uncharacterized protein LOC103697503 isoform X1 — protein sequence MGKRGKKLTERQKSRCLPRAGDDDVLPSSAYDLPSPPTRDQEGGEEEKTEEVEDEEEQNGDGEGRAEEWASSGPPSKFHLYQRSVQSPKGDISYMQKFFLMYVGGRFPLHLQEDFCGTALLSSEWLHSDPRRTAVGLDLDLEALNWCLENNLNKVGADGYSRISLFHGNVLQPQMARLVKHRVEDLMKDLALSDEDCSIQMFSSSSTMEEAVLPGRDIICAFNYSCCCLHKRTDLVLYFKHAFHALSKKGGIFVMDLYGGRSSECKLRLQRRFPDFTYVWEQAEFDIINRRTRISLHFHLGKKRMLRHAFAYDWRLWSLPEIKDCLEEAGFQSVHFWMRQMPNTNDDENLEEFTVGRDVKYEELSSFQQQDAWNAYIVGVKNK from the exons atggggaaGCGCGGGAAGAAGCTGACGGAGCGACAAAAGTCTCGATGCCTCCCTCGCGCCGGCGACGACGACGTCTTGCCTTCTTCCGCCTACGACCTCCCGTCACCGCCAACAAGGGACCAGGAAGGAGGCGAAGAAGAAAAAACCGAGGAAGTTGAAGACGAAGAAGAGCAAAATGGAGATGGAGAAGGGCGAGCTGAGGAGTGGGCTTCTTCTGGTCCTCCATCCAAATTCCATCTCTATCAGAGATCTGTCCAG TCGCCGAAGGGGGACATAAGCTACATGCAGAAGTTCTTCCTCATGTACGTCGGGGGAAGATTTCCGCTCCACTTGCAAGAGGATTTCTGTGGCACCGCCCTTCTCAG TTCTGAGTGGCTCCATAGTGACCCAAGACGGACGGCAGTGGGTCTAGATTTAGACCTTGAGGCACTTAACTGGTGCCTTGAGAACAATTTAAATAAGGTTGGGGCTGATGGATATTCTAGGATCTCGCTTTTTCATGGTAATGTTCTGCAGCCTCAAATGGCCCGCCTGGTCAAACACAGAGTAGAAGATCTCATGAAAGATCTAGCTTTAAGTGATGAAGATTGTTCCATTCAAATGTTCTCTAGCAGTTCAACCATGGAAGAAGCTGTTCTGCCTGGCAGAGACATCATCTGTGCATTCAATTACAGCTGCTGTTGCCTCCACAAACGCACAGATTTGGTCTTGTACTTCAAGCATGCTTTTCATGCATTGTCTAAAAAGGGTGGTATCTTTGTAATGGACCTGTATGGTGGTAGATCTTCAGAGTGCAAGCTACGGCTGCAGAGGAGATTCCCTGACTTTACA TATGTCTGGGAGCAAGCAGAGTTTGATATCATAAACCGCAGGACAAGAATCAGTCTTCACTTtcatcttggaaagaagcggatGCTGCGGCATGCATTTGCATACGACTGGCGCTT GTGGTCATTGCCAGAAATTAAGGACTGTTTGGAGGAGGCTGGATTCCAATCTGTACATTTTTGGATGCGACAGATGCCAAACACCAATGATGATGAAAATCTGGAGGAATTCACTGTTGGTCGTGATGTCAAGTATGAAGAATTGTCATCTTTTCAGCAGCAAGATGCATGGAATGCATATATTGTTGGTGTGAAAAACAAGTAG